A window from Rana temporaria chromosome 8, aRanTem1.1, whole genome shotgun sequence encodes these proteins:
- the PCBD1 gene encoding pterin-4-alpha-carbinolamine dehydratase isoform X2: MAGKAHRLSGEERDQLLPNLRAVGWNELDGRDAIYKEFHFKDFNRAFGFMTRVALQAEKLDHHPEWFNVYNKVHITLSTHECGGLSERDINLASFIEQVANTLS; this comes from the exons GCTGGGAAGGCTCACAGACTCAGCGGGGAAGAACGAGATCAGCTCTTGCCTAACCTCAGGGCAGTTGGATGGAATGAGCTGGATGGCCGAGATGCTATTTACAAAGAATTCCATTTCAAGGATTTTAATCGG GCCTTTGGATTTATGACCCGGGTAGCATTACAGGCTGAAAAATTAGATCACCATCCAGAATGGTTTAATGTCTATAACAAG gTTCATATCACTTTGAGCACTCATGAATGTGGTGGTTTATCAGAAAGAGACATCAATCTGGCCAGCTTTATTGAGCAGGTTGCCAATACCCTGTCCTAA
- the PCBD1 gene encoding pterin-4-alpha-carbinolamine dehydratase isoform X1, with protein sequence MLLKHAGKAHRLSGEERDQLLPNLRAVGWNELDGRDAIYKEFHFKDFNRAFGFMTRVALQAEKLDHHPEWFNVYNKVHITLSTHECGGLSERDINLASFIEQVANTLS encoded by the exons ATGTTGCTGAAACAT GCTGGGAAGGCTCACAGACTCAGCGGGGAAGAACGAGATCAGCTCTTGCCTAACCTCAGGGCAGTTGGATGGAATGAGCTGGATGGCCGAGATGCTATTTACAAAGAATTCCATTTCAAGGATTTTAATCGG GCCTTTGGATTTATGACCCGGGTAGCATTACAGGCTGAAAAATTAGATCACCATCCAGAATGGTTTAATGTCTATAACAAG gTTCATATCACTTTGAGCACTCATGAATGTGGTGGTTTATCAGAAAGAGACATCAATCTGGCCAGCTTTATTGAGCAGGTTGCCAATACCCTGTCCTAA